The sequence CGaaaggacacgtgacatcgccggaccccttccctagtggggaggtgagtccggatggtcggtgtcggcgGAACagtacgggagcagtgccgggccCGTCTTGTCCCGCATCACAggtcccacagtgttgctatagcaactggggcggcggagcggtgaccgaaatcagcggatgggactccggtcacatccactgtgggagtggcagtctgacgcagcccgtcctttgagccgtggcggagtggctggcctttaatgccttcgtacgacgggcggttgggcggcggggctgtttgtcccttgtgccgagagacggcctcgagcgaggcggagatgagtcacccgctcgagggtagatccgcgaccctcgagcgaggcggaggtgtgttgcacggtcgagggtcccgaggggagccctcgagcgaggcggagatcgttttcgcgggttcgagggggatgcgaatgggccgcatgctgtgtttctttgagtcctttcctttcttccggatgggaagcaggccgtgggccttcgtgggcccagttgccttaacaggtgtttATGTTTTAAAGTGATCTTattaccccgattagggtgcccctaatcgtggtacccgacaattAGTATAgtcaatcatggattaattactatcattaaattcgttgcgaaaaattacacacatctataaaaaaattttacaaataaattttatttaatggATCATGCATTGAAGATTTTTTTCCTAACACGTTTTGTGCTACGCATCCAAACGGGCCCCAAGGCAGCGTCATCATGCATGGAGCACGCACGGAACGCGCGCGCCAAGACCTTGCCCCGCCCGACGCGCGCGCACAACCAACCCGTGGCCGCCACGTAACCACACACGGTTGCCCCACCGCTAAGGATCCGCTTCCCTCAGATTTCGAATCCTTGTTCCTCTTCCCCCTCCGCCGGCCGGACTTCCTCCGCCGCCCACACCCGCCTCGGCCTTGCCTTCCCTTCTCTCCCCCCACCCCAGCGCCAAACGAGAAGCACGCCTCCCTATTTAACGGAGCCTACCGGTCGGCGCGGCGCCATCCCCCTCCGCCGGAGCCACGCATtccccgccccctcctccttcccaGCTTCGCTGTCAACCGGCTATTTACCGCCCGCGACTGCGCGCCTTCGCTTTGGCCCCGCGCCTGCCCCGCCCCCCCGTCCTGCCCGTCCCCCGACGCCGGGGGCCCGGCCCCACGCGGCGCCGCATCGACGACCaggcctcgcccgcgccgccgggggGTAACGGCAAGCGCGGCatggcgcgccgcggcggcctcgtCCGCCTGCTCGTGACGCTCATCCTCCTCCTACTagcgccgctcctcgccgccgccgccgccgaggccgcggcgccggcgcagaaCGCGtccgaggaggcggaggcggagcatcCTCCGCCGCACATCCTGCCGCGCCCCCTCATCATCGAGCTCCCGTCCTCGGCCGCGGAGGAGGCGCTGGGCGAGGTGCCGGCGGATGCCGTCGCGGCGTCGTTGGAGGTGGAGCTCGACCTGGTGCCGGCCGCCCCGGCGCAGGATGCTTCCGaggacgtggcggcggcggacgcgcagcagcagcacctgccGCGCCCGCTCGCCATCGACCTCCCGCCGTCctcggcggcggggccgcgggGCGGGGACGACGTGCCGGCAGACGTGCGCTGCGCGAGCTGGCGCCTCGCGGCGGAGGCCAACAACCTCGCGCCGTGGAAGGCGGTGCCGCCGGGGTGCGCGGCGCACGTGCGGGACTACGTCACGGGCGTCGCCTACCGCTCCGACCTCGAGCTCGTCGCGCGGGAGTCCGCCGCctacgcgcgcgccgcgccgctccgggGCGACGGCCGCGACGCCTGGGTGTTCGACGTCGACGAGACGCTGCTCTCCAACCTCCCCTACTACGCCGACCACGGCTACGGGTGAGTAGTGCTCTCGCCTCACGCGTTCCCATCGTCAAAAAGGGCAGAAATGTAAGCACGAAATCCCCAATTTGGCAGGCCACGAAATCCATCGCGGAATCAAATCCTTGGTTGACGCATCTCACCCAAAATGGCAAAACTTTAGACAGGGCAGGGCAAAAGTTAGGCATGCACCGCTCACACGGTGCTCTTGATTTCAAACCGCAGGCTTGAATTGTTCGACCACCAGAAGTTCGACAGGTGGGTGGAGAGGGGCGAGGCGCGTGCGATCCCCTCCAGCTTGGAGCTGTACAATGAGGTTCGCGAGCTTGGGTTCAAGACCTTCTTGCTCACGGGCAGAAGCGAGGGGCACCAGGGCGTCACCGTGGAGAACCTCAAGAAACAGGGGTTCCATGATTGGGACAAGCTCATACTCAGGTATACCTCGCACATTACTTTCAGTCAACTGCTTTTTACCATTGCAAGTGCACACATCAATCTTGCTTGCTGGCTGCCCTGCTTTAATACTGAATACTGAATGAGGTGCTTGAGATCCAAATGTTTTACCACTATGCTATTGATGTGCCTGTCCAACAATCCATCCAAGTAGCTAATGTTAGCTAAGGGTCAAAATCCTTTTGGTTGAATGCTGAACTTGACATCTTCTAAGCTCAGTCAAATTTGTCGCCTCGGCACTTTGTATGACTCACTATTCTTCAACGAACTCCAATGTTCATGCAATTATGTTGGGTGTTCGCTCTGAAATGTGTCTCTCCCAATTTCCAGGGCGGCATGTGACCGCGAGAAAGCTGCGACAGTCTACAAGTcagaaaagaggaaagaaatgGAAGAAGAGGGGTACAGGATTCTAGGCAACTCTGGTGACCAATGGAGCGATTTGCTGGGATCGCCCATGAGCGTTCGCTCCTTCAAGCTCCCCAATCCAATGTATTATATCCCATGACAGATACTGAAAATAGGGCGGGTGAAAATGCCGTGTTTTATTTGATGCATTTTTCACCAGGCCCAATTCAACATCATGCTGACTGATGGAAACTGAGAATAATCTGGCAATGGAATTTAAATTGTACAAAAGCTTCACTAGCTCCATGTAGTATACTGCATACATTGTCTGTAAGTTCGAAATGCAAAGAGTTACTTTATGAATAATTGGTTGAAATGCGACGAGTTACTTTGTGAATAATTGGGGTTCCGGTATTGCCCTGCACTGAAAAGTGAAAACTACAGGGTGACAGTTTCTGCAGAGCTTGCAGCTGCCAGAAAGGGAGTTTAAtgtttcttgatgcttatttaaaaaaaagtttCTTATGCATCTCCTCTAACCCTATACTGAAAATGCTGCTGCCAGTCCCTCTATACTTCAGCGTATATATGCATGTAATTATACACATCTCTCATGcgtatttgagaaaaaaaatatagagtgagaattttcagtttttgTAATTTGGTCGTGTCTTTAAACGTTCAGGTCATCCCTGTTTCTAAATTCACACGGC comes from Panicum virgatum strain AP13 chromosome 4K, P.virgatum_v5, whole genome shotgun sequence and encodes:
- the LOC120702545 gene encoding acid phosphatase 1-like, with product MARRGGLVRLLVTLILLLLAPLLAAAAAEAAAPAQNASEEAEAEHPPPHILPRPLIIELPSSAAEEALGEVPADAVAASLEVELDLVPAAPAQDASEDVAAADAQQQHLPRPLAIDLPPSSAAGPRGGDDVPADVRCASWRLAAEANNLAPWKAVPPGCAAHVRDYVTGVAYRSDLELVARESAAYARAAPLRGDGRDAWVFDVDETLLSNLPYYADHGYGLELFDHQKFDRWVERGEARAIPSSLELYNEVRELGFKTFLLTGRSEGHQGVTVENLKKQGFHDWDKLILRAACDREKAATVYKSEKRKEMEEEGYRILGNSGDQWSDLLGSPMSVRSFKLPNPMYYIP